Proteins from one Lacrimispora sphenoides genomic window:
- a CDS encoding DUF4489 domain-containing protein, which produces MYNRLFSMSCRPNFSYRSTANRNPQPPQPIQPQKPNQSQYIQNNQMSSCDLPPADQVLIKSSAKGGIILPEHTEKNATYNVASLNINTSSYRNFVIHLNFSCNILTSSARMHLRFQLFKQESNQAAPTPVSSSLVYSRNENSRETNTFSFMAYDLDSMGCRCCNYSVYVEIMGFDTIGTIMITNPVLIASIIENNSGIV; this is translated from the coding sequence ATGTATAACCGCTTATTCAGTATGTCATGCCGTCCTAATTTTTCATATCGCAGTACAGCCAATAGGAATCCGCAGCCTCCCCAGCCAATCCAACCCCAAAAACCTAACCAAAGCCAGTATATACAAAATAATCAGATGAGTTCTTGTGATTTACCCCCCGCAGACCAGGTTTTAATAAAGAGTTCCGCTAAGGGAGGAATCATTTTACCTGAACATACAGAAAAAAACGCTACATATAACGTAGCTTCACTTAATATAAATACCAGCAGCTACAGGAATTTTGTAATTCATTTAAATTTTTCCTGCAATATACTTACCTCCAGCGCCCGCATGCATCTAAGGTTTCAGTTGTTTAAGCAAGAAAGTAATCAGGCGGCTCCGACTCCTGTCAGTTCCAGCCTGGTTTACAGCAGAAATGAGAATAGCAGGGAAACAAATACTTTTTCTTTCATGGCCTATGATCTTGACTCCATGGGGTGCAGATGCTGCAATTACAGCGTATATGTGGAAATTATGGGCTTTGATACCATTGGCACCATTATGATTACAAATCCAGTTCTTATAGCATCTATCATTGAAAATAATAGTGGAATTGTATAG
- a CDS encoding DUF4489 domain-containing protein, with translation MNDLDMRICECDCDECEDCTCNLTCERSRKHLKPNRTILKCGSQGGVTLPVATVAGAAFTLATVNVDTKGLKNPCIKFEFASNIVTTAAVLTLNFQVFKQCRGILTPIPVGPIWTFSRLVAVTESDSFSFFVCDCDMCDDDCCTYSVVATVAGVATVGVTSIHNAILAAIIVDNDCF, from the coding sequence ATGAATGATCTTGATATGAGAATATGTGAATGCGATTGTGATGAATGTGAGGACTGCACATGTAATTTAACATGTGAACGGTCAAGAAAGCACTTAAAACCAAACAGGACAATTTTAAAATGCGGTAGCCAAGGTGGCGTAACCCTGCCAGTAGCAACTGTAGCAGGCGCAGCATTTACTTTGGCTACGGTAAACGTAGATACAAAAGGATTAAAGAACCCTTGCATTAAATTTGAATTTGCAAGTAATATCGTAACAACAGCTGCTGTTTTAACTCTGAATTTCCAGGTATTCAAACAGTGTAGAGGCATACTGACTCCTATTCCGGTAGGACCTATCTGGACTTTCTCACGGCTTGTTGCTGTTACTGAAAGTGACTCCTTCTCCTTCTTCGTTTGTGACTGTGATATGTGCGACGATGACTGCTGCACTTACAGCGTTGTTGCTACGGTTGCTGGCGTTGCTACGGTTGGTGTTACTTCAATTCACAATGCAATCCTTGCTGCGATCATCGTAGATAACGACTGCTTTTAA